A region from the Gossypium hirsutum isolate 1008001.06 chromosome A08, Gossypium_hirsutum_v2.1, whole genome shotgun sequence genome encodes:
- the LOC107928402 gene encoding 26S proteasome non-ATPase regulatory subunit 8 homolog A, producing the protein MDPQLTEVSQMFERFKAAFIRKDFDSCANLLSQLKVLLTKFRSLPPLFENTPNAVNELLLAREIYEHAVVLSVKIEDQDAFERDFFQLKPYYTDAGSRLPPSQQEYLILGLNLLRLLVQNRIAEFHTELELLSATALENPCIKHAVELEQSFMEGAYNRVLSARQNAPHETYVYFMDLLAKTVRDEIAGCSEKAYDYLSINDARQMLLFSSDQELLEYIKEEHPDWEVKNGSVYFQKAKDSAPCKEIPSLQLINQTLSYARELERIV; encoded by the exons ATGGATCCACAGCTAACTGAAGTGTCGCAGATGTTCGAGCGATTCAAAGCTGCATTCATTAGAAAAGATTTCGATTCATGCGCCAATCTCCTTTCTCAACTCAag GTTTTGCTGACAAAGTTTAGGAGCCTTCCTCCGCTATTTGAAAACACCCCTAATGCGGTTAACGAATTGCTCTTAGCAA gggaaatttacgaaCATGCTGTTGTCCTTAGTGTTAAGATTGAGGATCAAGATGCCTTTGAGAGGGACTTTTTCCAGTTGAAGCCCTATTATACAGATGCTGG TAGCCGTCTTCCACCATCCCAGCAAGAGTACCTGATTCTAGGTCTTAATCTCTTGAGACTTCTTGTCCAGAACAGAATTGCTGAGTTCCATACTGAACTGGAACTGCTTTCGGCCACTGCCCTGGAGAATCCTTGCATCAAGCATGCCGTGGAGCTGGAGCAATCCTTCATGGAAGGGGCTTACAATCGTGTCTTGAGTGCTAGACAAAATGCTCCTCATGAAACTTATGTTTATTTCATGGATCTCTTGGCAAAAACAGTGAG AGATGAAATAGCTGGATGCAGTGAGAAGGCATATGATTATCTTTCAATTAACGATGCCCGACAGATGTTGCTTTTCTCATCTGATCAAGAACTTTTGGAATACATCAAAGAG GAGCATCCTGATTGGGAGGTGAAGAATGGATCCGTGTATTTCCAGAAGGCCAAAGACTCTGCACCATGTAAGGAGATCCCATCCCTACAACTGATTAACCAAACTCTTAGCTATGCTAGGGAGTTGGAGCGGATTGTGTAG
- the LOC107928397 gene encoding uncharacterized protein, which yields MSTARPSTAWHSMTLQRRPPLPQRRRPLVVQSFRRSDFDTFARRVASGEALKDAWRTANDRFEQFVFEAKKTAERLNRQYSVSPRLSSVVQSATDRARELDRELEIGIRWRTFTMDFRRNWPRYRKQLNDFLETPLGRSFAMIFFLWFALSGWLFRFLIFAMWILPFAGPLLIGTIANSLVIKGACPACRKQFAGYKNQTIHCASCGNIVWQPEGDFFGRRSRRTGSKKSEPEIIDVEFEEK from the exons ATGTCTACAGCTCGGCCGTCGACGGCATGGCATTCGATGACGCTTCAGCGACGGCCTCCGCTTCCTCAGCGGCGGCGTCCTTTAGTAGTCCAATCCTTTAGGCGGAGCGACTTCGACACCTTCGCTCGCCGCGTGGCCTCCGGCGAGGCCTTGAAGGACGCTTGGCGAACGGCCAACGACCGCTTCGAGCAATTCGTCTTCGAAGCTAAAAAAACCGCTGAACGGTTAAACCGCCAGTACTCCGTTTCCCCCCGACTCTCCTCCGTCGTTCAATCCGCCACTGACCGTGCTCGTGAGCTCGACCGGGAGCTCGAGATTGGTATCCGTTGGCGAACATTTACGATGGATTTTCGTAGGAATTGGCCTAGG TACAGGAAGCAGCTGAATGATTTCTTAGAAACTCCATTAGGAAGAAGTTTTGCT ATGATTTTCTTCCTCTGGTTTGCATTATCCGGTTGGCTTTTTCGATTCTTAATATTTGCCATGTGGATACTACCATTTGCTGGGCCTCTTCTCATCGGGACTATTGCCAATAGTCTTGTTATTAAG GGTGCTTGTCCAGCTTGTAGGAAACAGTTTGCTGGTTATAAAAACCAAACGATACACTGTGCAAGCTGTGGAAACATTGTATGGCAACCAGAAGGAGACTTCTTTGGCAGACGTAGTAGGCGCACCGGTTCAAAAAAGTCCGAACCAGAAATTATCGATGTCGAGTTTGAGGAGAAATGA
- the LOC107928396 gene encoding B3 domain-containing transcription factor VRN1 gives MFTSSMNHPKALHFFRIILSQTQKLPLPKRFVSLYGDDLSNTVIVKAPTGPEWKVELMKCDGEIWLANGWKDFADYFSLKYGNLLIFRYEGHSRFYVFMIFDQTTLEIEYPNGIDNHEVELQIPDVEEVGSEDVVEIVNNVSRSRKTTEKTRSSPRKRTRMQGATNAKKSEFRMSSRDGSKIGPEQAGGGTSAAQRSSASSANHFGSEKPFFVVNIQPSYITAFRANVPFTFARTYFTWKEADVVLKDRDGRTWPIHLKVYNKYHCTSFGRGWKAFAIDNDLRVGDSCAFELLEGPEISFRVTVFRNPEDSNDRHTSTRGSKIGHGRHKRELNARIQTEYDHSSENETIRYSKRNKESHVPRRKIKNGDGKFDEAMQNKTSARRAIQRLPRKGTAIARALERVSKLRSAHPLFKVIITTNFLQRGFPSIPERFCDEHMEQIPEDVTLKYKHKSWRVRMIICSDRAGRFSIGWRAFVQGNKLKVGDVCVFKMIKKTNIVFEVSIFRDGLTLG, from the exons atgtttaCTTCATCCATGAATCATCCAAAAGCACTTCATTTTTTCAGGATTATTCTTTCTCAAACTCAAAAGCTT CCCTTGCCGAAAAGGTTCGTTAGTTTATACGGAGACGATCTATCGAATACTGTAATCGTTAAAGCTCCGACGGGGCCAGAATGGAAAGTAGAGTTGATGAAATGTGATGGTGAGATTTGGTTAGCTAATGGTTGGAAAGACTTCGCGGATTATTTCTCTTTGAAGTATGGGAACCTATTGATCTTTAGATACGAAGGTCATTCGCGGTTTTACGTGTTCATGATATTTGATCAGACTACACTGGAAATCGAATACCCGAACGGTATCGATAACCATGAGGTGGAGCTCCAAATACCGGACGTGGAAGAAGTCGGGAGTGAGGATGTGGTTGAAATAGTCAACAACGTATCGCGATCCCGGAAAACAACGGAGAAAACACGTTCTTCGCCTCGTAAGAGAACAAGAATGCAGGGCGCTACGAATGCGAAAAAATCGGAGTTTCGAATGTCAAGCAGAGATGGAA GTAAAATCGGTCCGGAACAAGCTGGTGGAGGCACGTCTGCTGCCCAGAGATCATCGGCATCGTCAGCTAACCATTTTGGATCGGAAAAGCCATTCTTTGTAGTTAATATACAGCCATCGTACATTACCGCATTTCGTGCT AATGTTCCATTTACGTTCGCGAGAACTTATTTCACTTGGAAGGAAGCCGATGTTGTCCTTAAAGATCGAGACGGGAGAACTTGGCCTATTCATCTCAAAGTATACAATAAATATCATTGCACAAGCTTTGGCCGTGGTTGGAAGGCATTTGCAATCGACAATGATTTACGAGTAGGCGACTCTTGCGCCTTTGAACTGCTAGAGGGACCCGAAATATCATTTAGGGTTACTGTTTTCCGGAACCCCGAAGATTCAAATGATCGCCATACTAGCA CTCGTGGGAGTAAAATAGGTCATGGTCGGCACAAGAGGGAATTGAATGCTCGGATTCAGACTGAATATGATCATTCTAGTGAAAATGAAACGATTAGATATTCAAAGAGGAACAAAGAATCTCATGTTCCGAGAAGAAAAATTAAGAACGGAGATG GAAAGTTCGATGAGGCGATGCAGAATAAGACTTCAGCCCGGCGAGCTATTCAAAGGCTTCCAAGGAAAGGAACTGCCATTGCTAGAGCTCTTGAAAGAGTAAGCAAACTCAGGTCGGCTCATCCGTTGTTCAAAGTCATTATCACAACAAATTTTCTGCAGAGAGGGTTTCCG AGCATCCCAGAACGCTTTTGCGACGAACACATGGAGCAAATTCCGGAAGATGTGACCCTTAAATATAAGCATAAATCATGGCGTGTAAGGATGATTATTTGCTCAGACAGAGCAGGCCGATTTAGCATCGGCTGGCGGGCATTTGTACAGGGAAATAAGCTCAAAGTTGGAGACGTTTGTGTGTTTAAGATGATCAAGAAAACAAATATTGTTTTCGAAGTCTCCATTTTCAGAGATGGTTTAACTCTTGGTTGA